The following proteins come from a genomic window of Montipora foliosa isolate CH-2021 chromosome 2, ASM3666993v2, whole genome shotgun sequence:
- the LOC137992924 gene encoding tumor necrosis factor receptor superfamily member 14-like isoform X2 — MNVMSALVGNKATFVLIVSFSCLNTMLHLVSGQVTSERRCRWNQLKMLFPKGIECRNCPECPEGLGLVPQCGSRITTDEAVECTECQEGKSYSDTHDISSCKPCTICDPNEETISPCTRTKNAICGTCNAGYYRAVTGDCQPCSWCCADSRDDDKERECMEQSGLPANRVCRYDVDTMKCAPDVNETTSLVHPTSTVKSIKKYEVATHVMKEGTMNSKLWLLALIGFLALAMCSLVGLLYIYRMKNVVVANPLWKFCVTKRSSQEQSCNAPPSSIVFGRTERSEVVVEEFSKNGKDGRHYV; from the exons ATGAACGTCATGTCTGCTCTCGTTGGTAACAAGGCCACCTTTGTGCTGattgtttctttttcctgttTGAACACAATGCTCCATTTG gtttcaGGGCAAGTCACATCAGAAAGAAGGTGCAGATGGAATCAACTTAAGATGTTATTTCCCAAGGGAATCGAATGCCGCAACTGCCCAGAATGTCCCGAGGGTCTTGGGTTAGTCCCGCAGTGTGGATCACGCATAACGACTGATGAAGCTGTGGAATGTACTGAGTGCCAGGAAGGCAAAAGCTACTCTGACACGCACGATATATCTTCATGTAAGCCTTGCACCATCTGTGACCCTAATGAGGAAACAATCAGTCCTTGTACTCGAACAAAAAATGCAATTTGCGGGACGTGCAATGCTGG TTACTATCGAGCGGTTACTGGAGATTGTCAACCATGCTCCTGGTGTTGTGCAGACAGCAGAGACGACGACAAAGAAAGGGAGTGTATGGAACAGTCCGGCTTGCCTGCCAATAGAGTTTGTCGCTATGATGTCGACACCATGAAGTGCGCACCTGATGTAAATGAAACAACTTCATTGGTGCACCCCACATCCACTGTGAAATCCATAAAAAAGTATGAAGTTGCGACCCATGTCATGAAAGAAGGGACAATGAACAGTAAGCTGTGGTTGCTTGCGCTTATTGGTTTCCTCGCTTTGGCTATGTGTAGTTTGGTCGGTCTCCTGTACATTTACCGGATGAAGAATGTAGTTGTTGCCAACCCCTTGTGGAAATTCTGTGTGACTAAACGTT CCAGTCAAGAGCAATCTTGCAACGCTCCTCCATCTTCGATTGTGTTCGGAAGAACTGAAAGAAGTGAAGTTGTTGTGGAGGAATTCTCAAAGAATGGAAAAGACGGCAGACATTATGTTTAA
- the LOC137992924 gene encoding tumor necrosis factor receptor superfamily member 14-like isoform X1 has product MTDLLNSILMNVMSALVGNKATFVLIVSFSCLNTMLHLVSGQVTSERRCRWNQLKMLFPKGIECRNCPECPEGLGLVPQCGSRITTDEAVECTECQEGKSYSDTHDISSCKPCTICDPNEETISPCTRTKNAICGTCNAGYYRAVTGDCQPCSWCCADSRDDDKERECMEQSGLPANRVCRYDVDTMKCAPDVNETTSLVHPTSTVKSIKKYEVATHVMKEGTMNSKLWLLALIGFLALAMCSLVGLLYIYRMKNVVVANPLWKFCVTKRSSQEQSCNAPPSSIVFGRTERSEVVVEEFSKNGKDGRHYV; this is encoded by the exons ATGACAGATTTACTCAACAG TATCTTGATGAACGTCATGTCTGCTCTCGTTGGTAACAAGGCCACCTTTGTGCTGattgtttctttttcctgttTGAACACAATGCTCCATTTG gtttcaGGGCAAGTCACATCAGAAAGAAGGTGCAGATGGAATCAACTTAAGATGTTATTTCCCAAGGGAATCGAATGCCGCAACTGCCCAGAATGTCCCGAGGGTCTTGGGTTAGTCCCGCAGTGTGGATCACGCATAACGACTGATGAAGCTGTGGAATGTACTGAGTGCCAGGAAGGCAAAAGCTACTCTGACACGCACGATATATCTTCATGTAAGCCTTGCACCATCTGTGACCCTAATGAGGAAACAATCAGTCCTTGTACTCGAACAAAAAATGCAATTTGCGGGACGTGCAATGCTGG TTACTATCGAGCGGTTACTGGAGATTGTCAACCATGCTCCTGGTGTTGTGCAGACAGCAGAGACGACGACAAAGAAAGGGAGTGTATGGAACAGTCCGGCTTGCCTGCCAATAGAGTTTGTCGCTATGATGTCGACACCATGAAGTGCGCACCTGATGTAAATGAAACAACTTCATTGGTGCACCCCACATCCACTGTGAAATCCATAAAAAAGTATGAAGTTGCGACCCATGTCATGAAAGAAGGGACAATGAACAGTAAGCTGTGGTTGCTTGCGCTTATTGGTTTCCTCGCTTTGGCTATGTGTAGTTTGGTCGGTCTCCTGTACATTTACCGGATGAAGAATGTAGTTGTTGCCAACCCCTTGTGGAAATTCTGTGTGACTAAACGTT CCAGTCAAGAGCAATCTTGCAACGCTCCTCCATCTTCGATTGTGTTCGGAAGAACTGAAAGAAGTGAAGTTGTTGTGGAGGAATTCTCAAAGAATGGAAAAGACGGCAGACATTATGTTTAA
- the LOC137992922 gene encoding uncharacterized protein isoform X1 has protein sequence MFRSFPDKKPFIWQVGVVVTIMFAATQFTAASKHCGMSQYSIYDPKNPKRTLKCEDCPKCPPGMGVPVQCGRWKRVPNGTTINCEQCKPNKTFSNTDDSSMCSSCNECQKQIVLHQCTLTQDRKCGRSCPPKHFLDPHLDDCKECFFCCPSSQENTRMEECKALGLPSNEWCEATEENKLCKENHRSHVDETNITGTIKPTANSSIGTEWKSNNTNITGTIKPTANSSIGTEWKSNNTNITGTIKPTASSSIGTEWKSNNTNITGTIKPTASSSIGTEWKSNNTGSKVITTGIIHSNNSVSYPGANYTDGADKTGNSNYLLEVISTSVCAAALFVLVVSLIYIYKKYFQKHSGSTSRKKEYASVEQGENVEMDGLQKNLAHNSGGDLDRASVSPNPSTNVSNASSFESVHMKRNEASSDNNPTNDGMECLCQESVHVNRDEASLDNNPTNDGMECLCQANPAQQNVGFDIERIPEDCVISEMEKLRKGTEKGCIDVMIFQVQKKLDSRETPQRKTWRSVGLALDVDPEDLALILTQPGSPTDSILEYFKTLGAREPKMRTFVQALIVCRREDLAGIICNWPYDDFQNTHRQAH, from the exons ATGTTTCGTTCTTTTCCGGATAAGAAGCCATTCATTTGGCAG GTGGGAGTAGTAGTGACCATAATGTTTGCTGCAACACAGTTCACTGCAGCATCAAAACATTGCGGAATGTCACAATACAGTATATACGATccaaaaaacccaaaaagaaCATTAAAGTGTGAAGATTGTCCAAAGTGTCCTCCAGGCATGGGTGTCCCAGTACAATGTGGGAGATGGAAGAGAGTTCCAAATGGAACAACAATAAACTGCGAGCAATGTAAACCAAACAAGACGTTTTCGAACACAGATGATTCATCAATGTGCAGCTCTTGTAATGAGTGCCAAAAGCAGATTGTGCTTCACCAATGCACTCTAACTCAAGACCGCAAATGTGGGAGATCATGCCCTCCAAAACATTTCTTGGACCCACACCTTGATGATTGTAAAGAGTGCTTCTTCTGCTGTCCCAGCAGCCAAGAAAATACAAGAATGGAAGAATGCAAAGCACTTGGATTACCAAGTAATGAATGGTGCGAAGctactgaagaaaacaaactgtGCAAAGAAAATCATCGAAGTCATGTTGATGAAACAAATATTACTGGTACCATCAAGCCTACAGCCAATTCTTCAATAGGGACAGAATGGAAGTCTAATAACACTAATATTACTGGTACCATCAAGCCTACAGCCAATTCTTCAATAGGGACAGAATGGAAGTCTAATAACACTAATATTACTGGTACCATCAAGCCTACAGCCAGTTCTTCAATAGGGACAGAATGGAAGTCTAATAACACTAATATTACTGGTACCATCAAGCCTACAGCCAGTTCTTCAATAGGGACAGAATGGAAGTCTAATAACACTGGCTCTAAAGTCATTACAACAGGTATCATTCATAGTAATAACTCTGTGAGTTACCCAGGAGCTAATTATACTGATGGAGCTGACAAAACTGGAAACAGCAATTATTTACTCGAAGTCATTTCTACATCAGTATGTGCAGCAGCACTTTTCGTTCTTGTTGTTTCCTTGATCTACATTTACAAAAAGTATTTTCAGAAACATTCAGGCTCTACAAGCAGGAAGAAGGAATATGCCTCCGTGGAGCAAG GTGAAAATGTAGAGATGGATGGACTACAGAAAAATTTGGCGCATAACAGTG GTGGTGACCTTGACAGGGCGTCGGTATCACCAAACCCAAGCACTAATGTCTCCAACGCGTCCTCTTTCG AAAGTGTCCATATGAAAAGAAACGAAGCTTCGTCGGATAATAATCCTACCAATGATGGCATGGAATGCCTGTGTCAAG AAAGTGTCCATGTGAACAGAGACGAAGCTTCGTTGGATAATAATCCTACCAATGATGGCATGGAATGCCTGTGTCAAG CTAACCCTGCTCAACAGAACGTCGGCTTCGACATCGAACGGATTCCTGAAG ATTGCGTTATTTCTGAGATGGAGAAGTTGCGTAAGGGGACTGAAAAAGGGTGCATAGATGTCATGATATTCCAAGTCCAAAAGAAACTTGATTCTCGAGAGACCCCTCAAAGAAAAACGTGGCGCAGTGTGGGCTTGGCTTTAGACGTCGATCCTGAGGATTTGGCCTTGATATTGACACAGCCAGGTTCTCCGACAGACTCGATTCTTGAGTACTTTAAGACTTTAGGTGCCCGAGAGCCGAAAATGAGAACGTTCGTCCAAGCGCTAATTGTGTGCCGAAGGGAAGATCTGGCAGGCATTATTTGCAACTGGCCATATGATGATTTCCAGAACACCCATCGTCAGGCACACTAA
- the LOC137992922 gene encoding uncharacterized protein isoform X2, with protein sequence MFRSFPDKKPFIWQVGVVVTIMFAATQFTAASKHCGMSQYSIYDPKNPKRTLKCEDCPKCPPGMGVPVQCGRWKRVPNGTTINCEQCKPNKTFSNTDDSSMCSSCNECQKQIVLHQCTLTQDRKCGRSCPPKHFLDPHLDDCKECFFCCPSSQENTRMEECKALGLPSNEWCEATEENKLCKENHRSHVDETNITGTIKPTANSSIGTEWKSNNTNITGTIKPTANSSIGTEWKSNNTNITGTIKPTASSSIGTEWKSNNTNITGTIKPTASSSIGTEWKSNNTGSKVITTGIIHSNNSVSYPGANYTDGADKTGNSNYLLEVISTSVCAAALFVLVVSLIYIYKKYFQKHSGSTSRKKEYASVEQGENVEMDGLQKNLAHNSGGDLDRASVSPNPSTNVSNASSFESVHMKRNEASSDNNPTNDGMECLCQANPAQQNVGFDIERIPEDCVISEMEKLRKGTEKGCIDVMIFQVQKKLDSRETPQRKTWRSVGLALDVDPEDLALILTQPGSPTDSILEYFKTLGAREPKMRTFVQALIVCRREDLAGIICNWPYDDFQNTHRQAH encoded by the exons ATGTTTCGTTCTTTTCCGGATAAGAAGCCATTCATTTGGCAG GTGGGAGTAGTAGTGACCATAATGTTTGCTGCAACACAGTTCACTGCAGCATCAAAACATTGCGGAATGTCACAATACAGTATATACGATccaaaaaacccaaaaagaaCATTAAAGTGTGAAGATTGTCCAAAGTGTCCTCCAGGCATGGGTGTCCCAGTACAATGTGGGAGATGGAAGAGAGTTCCAAATGGAACAACAATAAACTGCGAGCAATGTAAACCAAACAAGACGTTTTCGAACACAGATGATTCATCAATGTGCAGCTCTTGTAATGAGTGCCAAAAGCAGATTGTGCTTCACCAATGCACTCTAACTCAAGACCGCAAATGTGGGAGATCATGCCCTCCAAAACATTTCTTGGACCCACACCTTGATGATTGTAAAGAGTGCTTCTTCTGCTGTCCCAGCAGCCAAGAAAATACAAGAATGGAAGAATGCAAAGCACTTGGATTACCAAGTAATGAATGGTGCGAAGctactgaagaaaacaaactgtGCAAAGAAAATCATCGAAGTCATGTTGATGAAACAAATATTACTGGTACCATCAAGCCTACAGCCAATTCTTCAATAGGGACAGAATGGAAGTCTAATAACACTAATATTACTGGTACCATCAAGCCTACAGCCAATTCTTCAATAGGGACAGAATGGAAGTCTAATAACACTAATATTACTGGTACCATCAAGCCTACAGCCAGTTCTTCAATAGGGACAGAATGGAAGTCTAATAACACTAATATTACTGGTACCATCAAGCCTACAGCCAGTTCTTCAATAGGGACAGAATGGAAGTCTAATAACACTGGCTCTAAAGTCATTACAACAGGTATCATTCATAGTAATAACTCTGTGAGTTACCCAGGAGCTAATTATACTGATGGAGCTGACAAAACTGGAAACAGCAATTATTTACTCGAAGTCATTTCTACATCAGTATGTGCAGCAGCACTTTTCGTTCTTGTTGTTTCCTTGATCTACATTTACAAAAAGTATTTTCAGAAACATTCAGGCTCTACAAGCAGGAAGAAGGAATATGCCTCCGTGGAGCAAG GTGAAAATGTAGAGATGGATGGACTACAGAAAAATTTGGCGCATAACAGTG GTGGTGACCTTGACAGGGCGTCGGTATCACCAAACCCAAGCACTAATGTCTCCAACGCGTCCTCTTTCG AAAGTGTCCATATGAAAAGAAACGAAGCTTCGTCGGATAATAATCCTACCAATGATGGCATGGAATGCCTGTGTCAAG CTAACCCTGCTCAACAGAACGTCGGCTTCGACATCGAACGGATTCCTGAAG ATTGCGTTATTTCTGAGATGGAGAAGTTGCGTAAGGGGACTGAAAAAGGGTGCATAGATGTCATGATATTCCAAGTCCAAAAGAAACTTGATTCTCGAGAGACCCCTCAAAGAAAAACGTGGCGCAGTGTGGGCTTGGCTTTAGACGTCGATCCTGAGGATTTGGCCTTGATATTGACACAGCCAGGTTCTCCGACAGACTCGATTCTTGAGTACTTTAAGACTTTAGGTGCCCGAGAGCCGAAAATGAGAACGTTCGTCCAAGCGCTAATTGTGTGCCGAAGGGAAGATCTGGCAGGCATTATTTGCAACTGGCCATATGATGATTTCCAGAACACCCATCGTCAGGCACACTAA